A section of the Streptomyces sp. SCL15-4 genome encodes:
- a CDS encoding transposase, protein MEGRGVGTGKRTAADLGAHIRCEDEAGQELRPPKGHTRAPRRARPVVRVRGHNRGRGNIAGVVCHRAGRRCRCFFKLHVWHGRRGEAKAFTWRQYRDLIVMTRIQLGTPVVWCWDNLTLHLVRELAAFTEEHKDWLQIFQMPSCAPELIPAEGIWSLLKRHLADFAATDLTHLTRVIMLTVTRIPPALTPAPMAPMAVPTVPLLLATGQG, encoded by the coding sequence GTGGAAGGCCGAGGTGTGGGGACAGGTAAAAGGACCGCGGCGGACCTGGGCGCCCACATTCGCTGCGAGGACGAGGCAGGCCAGGAGCTGAGGCCGCCCAAGGGACACACCCGGGCACCGCGCCGAGCCCGGCCGGTGGTGCGGGTACGCGGTCACAACCGGGGACGGGGCAACATCGCCGGCGTGGTTTGTCACCGCGCCGGACGCCGCTGCCGGTGCTTCTTCAAGCTGCACGTCTGGCACGGGCGCCGGGGCGAGGCGAAGGCGTTCACCTGGCGCCAGTACCGCGACCTGATCGTCATGACCCGCATCCAGCTCGGCACCCCGGTGGTGTGGTGCTGGGACAACCTGACCCTGCACCTGGTCCGAGAGCTGGCCGCTTTCACCGAGGAGCACAAGGACTGGTTACAGATCTTTCAGATGCCCTCCTGCGCACCAGAGCTGATCCCGGCCGAGGGGATCTGGTCGCTCCTCAAGCGGCACCTGGCCGACTTCGCCGCCACCGACCTCACGCACCTCACCCGCGTAATCATGTTGACGGTCACCCGGATACCGCCGGCGCTCACCCCGGCGCCGATGGCCCCCATGGCGGTGCCAACGGTTCCTCTTCTCCTTGCTACGGGACAGGGATGA
- a CDS encoding NADP-dependent oxidoreductase, with the protein MKAVIIRSFGGPEVLEMAEVPVPEPGTGQVRIRVTAAAVNPVDVQTRSGALTAAGLLPEREVIGIGWDVAGIVEALGPEVVGFQLGDAVIGLSDRLALSLKTQAEYVVLDADAVAAVPAGTDLVAAATLPLGGLTAAQALDTTGAKPGDTLLVTGAAGAVGGYTVQLAALAGVRVIAVAGADDEELVRDLGADLFVPRTADLPAAVRGLVPGGVHAAVDAASVGMPALDAVRGGGSLVSVLGNAPTPLRGIRVGNVWIRADGPRLAKLAAAGLRPRVADVLPLDKVAEAHRRLAAGGLRGRLVLVP; encoded by the coding sequence ATGAAAGCTGTGATCATTCGTTCCTTCGGTGGCCCTGAAGTCCTTGAGATGGCGGAGGTACCGGTGCCGGAACCGGGTACCGGCCAGGTCCGGATCCGGGTCACCGCGGCGGCTGTCAACCCGGTGGACGTCCAGACCCGCTCCGGCGCGCTCACGGCGGCCGGCCTGCTTCCTGAGCGGGAGGTCATCGGCATCGGCTGGGATGTCGCCGGCATCGTCGAGGCGCTCGGGCCCGAGGTCGTCGGATTCCAACTCGGCGACGCGGTGATCGGGTTGTCAGACCGGCTGGCGCTGTCGCTCAAGACGCAGGCCGAGTACGTGGTGCTGGACGCGGACGCGGTCGCTGCGGTGCCGGCCGGCACCGATCTGGTGGCTGCGGCGACCCTGCCCTTGGGCGGACTCACCGCTGCTCAGGCACTCGATACCACCGGGGCCAAGCCCGGCGACACACTGCTGGTCACCGGAGCGGCGGGGGCGGTGGGCGGCTACACGGTGCAGCTCGCCGCGCTGGCCGGCGTGCGAGTGATTGCAGTCGCGGGCGCCGACGACGAGGAGTTGGTGCGCGATCTCGGCGCGGACCTCTTCGTGCCGCGGACCGCGGACCTGCCCGCGGCGGTGCGCGGCCTGGTGCCCGGCGGCGTACACGCCGCGGTCGACGCGGCGTCCGTGGGCATGCCGGCGCTGGACGCGGTGCGCGGCGGGGGCTCGCTGGTCAGCGTGCTGGGCAACGCGCCGACGCCGCTGCGCGGCATCCGGGTGGGCAATGTGTGGATCCGCGCGGACGGCCCCCGCCTCGCCAAGCTGGCCGCCGCCGGACTGCGTCCGCGGGTCGCCGACGTCCTGCCGCTGGACAAGGTCGCCGAGGCGCAT
- a CDS encoding helix-turn-helix domain-containing protein — MATRNAAQRRADERAAYDAYLATCPARQLLDRISDKWVSLVLNALADGPLRYRDLNRIIAGVSQKMLTQTLRALERDGLLTRTVTPSVPVRVDYQLTPLGRSLLPVMASIKAWAECHIEEVQTARTNYDRGVAAEPPVPGP; from the coding sequence ATGGCCACCCGCAACGCCGCTCAGCGCCGCGCCGATGAGCGCGCCGCCTACGACGCCTACCTCGCCACCTGCCCGGCCCGGCAGCTGCTGGACCGGATCAGCGACAAGTGGGTGAGCCTGGTGCTGAACGCGCTGGCCGACGGGCCGCTGCGGTACCGCGACCTGAACCGGATCATCGCCGGAGTCAGCCAGAAGATGCTCACCCAGACGCTGCGTGCCCTCGAACGTGACGGCCTGCTCACCCGCACGGTGACCCCGTCGGTACCCGTCCGGGTGGACTACCAGCTCACTCCACTCGGCCGCAGCCTGCTGCCGGTGATGGCCTCGATCAAGGCATGGGCCGAATGCCATATCGAGGAAGTCCAGACCGCCCGTACGAACTACGACCGGGGCGTGGCGGCGGAGCCGCCCGTACCCGGTCCATGA
- a CDS encoding winged helix-turn-helix domain-containing protein: MYHVGYTIQSMWKLLRRHGRSAQVPLRRAIERDDEAIRMWKAEVWGQVKGPRRTWAPTFAARTRQARS, translated from the coding sequence ATGTATCACGTCGGGTACACGATCCAAAGCATGTGGAAGCTGTTGCGGCGGCACGGCCGGTCCGCACAGGTGCCCCTGCGGCGGGCGATCGAACGCGACGACGAGGCGATCAGGATGTGGAAGGCCGAGGTGTGGGGACAGGTAAAAGGACCGCGGCGGACCTGGGCGCCCACATTCGCTGCGAGGACGAGGCAGGCCAGGAGCTGA